In the Arachis ipaensis cultivar K30076 chromosome B10, Araip1.1, whole genome shotgun sequence genome, one interval contains:
- the LOC110267659 gene encoding uncharacterized protein LOC110267659 — protein MMYIETHKRNDGSFVNNETLTIVEQIELNMTQSNAQFEVSPNDAVGKVLGPEHSRRVHCMGMGAALTNTFKNVRSRLNGMTISTNSTGSSSPTTAAILQEKISNL, from the exons ATGATGTACATTGAAACACATAAGAGAAATGATGGGTCTTTTGTAAATAACGAGACATTAACTATAGTG GAACAGATTGAGCTGAATATGACACAGTCGAATGCACAATTTGAGGTGTCCCCTAATGATGCTGTTGGTAAAGTTTTGGGGCCTGAACACTCTAGGAGAGTTCATTGCATGGGCATGGGAGCAGCGCTTACAAATACCTTTAAGAATGTGAGAAGTCGGCTTAATGGGATGACTATCTCCACTAATTCAACTGGGTCTTCTTCACCTACTACTGCTGCAATTTTACAGGAAAAGATCAGTAATTTGTAG